The Arachis hypogaea cultivar Tifrunner chromosome 14, arahy.Tifrunner.gnm2.J5K5, whole genome shotgun sequence genome has a segment encoding these proteins:
- the LOC140178239 gene encoding uncharacterized protein, producing the protein MVKIREPDENRSQTKLRRTGTSVTCNNCRQYRHNRRHCPNPIVSEPDVAATANREDPAGADTVPAADTATTVDTDPAADNRSGVNVRRFERIRQIGVSRGRRRGRGRG; encoded by the exons ATGGTGAAGATCAGAGAACCTGATGAGAACCGTTCTCAAACAAAGCTTAGGAGGACGGGTACATCTGTTACATGTAATAACTGCAGACAATATAGACATAATAGAAGGCATTGTCCCAATCCAATAGTCTCAG AGCCTGATGTTGCTGCTACCGCCAACAGAGAAGATCCGGCTGGTGCTGACACTGTGCCTGCTGCTGATACTGCGACTACTGTTGACACTGATCCTGCTGCCGACAATAGATCCGGTGTGAATGTCCGTAGATTTGAGAGAATAAGGCAAATAGGGGTAAGCAGGGGCAGAAGAAGGGGCAGGGGAAGGGGGTAG
- the LOC112740991 gene encoding glycine-rich RNA-binding protein 4, mitochondrial, protein MALCNKLGNFLRQSASGSGLAPAPSMLNYIRCMSSNRLFIGGLSYGVDDQSLRDAFSGFGDVVDAKVVTDRDTGRSRGFGFVNFSSDESASSALSGMDGQDLNGRVIRVSYANDRPTGPRGGGGGFGGGGGGYGGGGYRRGGGGGYGDPDF, encoded by the exons ATGGCATTGTGTAACAAGCTTGGAAATTTCTTGAGACAGAGTGCTTCCGGAAGTGGATTAGCACCTGCTCCATCGATGCTCAATTATATTCGCTGCATGTCCTCAAACAGGCTTTTCATTGGGG GCCTTTCATACGGAGTTGATGACCAGTCTCTTCGGGATGCATTCTCCGGCTTTGGGGATGTGGTTGATG CAAAGGTGGTCACTGATAGAGACACCGGAAGATCAAGAGGTTTTGGATTTGTCAACTTCTCAAGCGACGAGTCTGCAAGCTCAGCACTCAGTGGAATGGATGGGCAG GATCTAAACGGCCGAGTGATCAGGGTGAGCTATGCTAATGATAGGCCTACTGGACCTCGGGGTGGTGGCGGTGgttttggtggtggtggtggtggttatgGGGGAGGTGGTTACCGTAGAGGTGGAGGTGGTGGTTATGGTGATCCAGACTTCTAG